A genomic segment from Gemmatimonadota bacterium encodes:
- a CDS encoding M20/M25/M40 family metallo-hydrolase, with protein sequence MGGSAAGQLNDERFRFTTEEKLDATQTTAYAGSHDAIYAYVDEHFEQHLANLQRWLRQPSVSAQNDGIQEMAEMLRGDLEDLGFAETAVVPTDGHPGVWGYYDAGAERTLMVYMMYDVQPVNPEDWESHPFEANVIESELGEILMARGATNQKGPQRAFLNAIESIIAVEGTLPVNLMVLAEGEEELGSPHYGQLVDQFEDRLKTADGAFFPFNSQGPAGNVSLSLGVKGILYIEIEYTGGDWGGPTQAEIHGSYKAIVDSPTLRLVQALSSLVSKDGNTILVPGYYDPIRPPTDEEQRLINAMADTWNDEEQQASLGVRKWIDGVTGRDAIMRYLYHPTLNIDGIWSGYIDEGVKTILPHRATAKVDSRLPYGLDPDSALAMIRRHLDSEGFSDITIRKLAGYPAAQTSVDTPLVQAAIGVFNKYGQTPEISPRLAGSAPFYQFTERLGLPLVFAGFGHGSGAHAPNEYMVITPKEGSRISGLREIERAYIDLLFALASQHPIT encoded by the coding sequence ATGGGCGGATCGGCGGCGGGGCAGCTCAACGACGAGCGTTTCCGCTTCACGACCGAGGAGAAGCTCGACGCCACCCAGACGACTGCCTACGCCGGCAGTCACGACGCCATCTACGCGTATGTCGACGAGCACTTCGAACAGCATCTGGCCAACCTGCAGCGGTGGCTCCGCCAGCCCTCGGTCAGCGCGCAGAACGACGGCATCCAGGAGATGGCGGAAATGCTGCGCGGCGACCTGGAGGATCTCGGCTTCGCGGAGACCGCGGTGGTGCCCACGGACGGCCACCCCGGCGTTTGGGGCTACTACGACGCCGGCGCCGAACGCACGCTCATGGTCTACATGATGTACGACGTGCAGCCGGTGAACCCGGAGGACTGGGAGTCTCACCCGTTCGAAGCCAACGTCATCGAATCGGAGCTCGGTGAGATCCTCATGGCGCGCGGCGCCACGAATCAGAAGGGGCCGCAGCGCGCCTTCCTCAACGCGATCGAATCGATCATCGCGGTCGAGGGGACGCTTCCGGTGAACCTGATGGTTCTGGCCGAGGGCGAGGAAGAACTGGGGTCACCGCACTACGGTCAGCTCGTCGACCAGTTCGAGGATCGGCTCAAGACCGCCGACGGTGCGTTCTTCCCGTTCAACTCGCAGGGCCCGGCTGGCAACGTGAGCTTGAGCCTCGGGGTCAAGGGCATCCTGTATATCGAGATCGAGTACACGGGCGGTGACTGGGGAGGCCCGACGCAGGCGGAGATCCACGGCTCCTACAAAGCGATCGTGGACTCCCCGACTCTACGCCTCGTCCAGGCGCTCTCCTCGCTGGTATCCAAGGACGGCAACACGATCCTCGTTCCGGGCTACTACGATCCGATCCGCCCACCGACCGATGAGGAACAGCGTCTCATCAATGCGATGGCAGACACATGGAACGACGAGGAGCAGCAAGCGAGCCTGGGTGTCAGGAAGTGGATCGATGGAGTGACCGGGCGCGACGCGATCATGCGGTATCTGTACCACCCGACGCTGAACATCGACGGCATATGGAGTGGCTACATCGACGAGGGCGTGAAGACGATCCTGCCGCACCGAGCGACCGCCAAAGTCGACTCGCGTCTCCCGTACGGACTCGACCCGGATTCGGCGCTTGCGATGATCCGCCGGCACCTCGACTCCGAGGGCTTTTCGGACATCACGATACGGAAGCTCGCCGGATACCCGGCAGCGCAGACGAGCGTCGACACACCCCTCGTGCAGGCAGCCATCGGGGTCTTCAACAAGTACGGCCAGACTCCTGAGATTTCCCCGCGTCTGGCGGGGAGCGCGCCCTTCTACCAATTCACCGAACGGCTCGGATTACCGCTCGTATTCGCCGGATTTGGGCACGGCTCGGGGGCGCACGCACCGAACGAGTACATGGTGATCACGCCCAAAGAGGGTTCGAGGATCTCGGGGCTGCGTGAGATCGAGCGTGCCTACATCGATCTTCTCTTCGCGCTCGCGAGCCAACACCCGATCACCTGA